In Methanomassiliicoccales archaeon, the following are encoded in one genomic region:
- a CDS encoding DNA polymerase II large subunit has protein sequence LQYTPSNEEIELIVKNCPVCIDGEGTEDVEISGYRDLPRVETNKVRGGACLVIAEGLCQKAPKIQKHVRRLGIDGWDFIDEYLDLRKKFSEESEASGVAPDYKFLKDIVAGRPVLAHPSKVGGFRLRYGRGRTTGLAAIGLNPATMYALDEFIAVGTQIKLERPGKAGAATPCDSIEGPIVLLENGDLVQVNSVDEFEKIRGRIKEIVDLGEILISFGEFVENNHVLVPGAYSIEWYREELKRACVELPESWRDPSFEEAMRISKTYGVPLHPKFNLFWSDVDMDGLRDLRSHLLINASWHDGILEIKKEAKVKNVLERLGALHRVVGDFIVLENYAKPVLAGLGLGHNGEKIVEVAAFEGEDPLTAVSRAMGITVRPRAVTRIGARMARPEKAKERKMRPPPHVLFPLGHSGGLQRLVSEAATEEEIEVEVGVRQCRACGKKTFQCVCECGSHTVVSGDPEIQRIPISKLLKQAMERLKERNLPEIKGVQGMISKNKTPEAIEKGILRAKYDVFVFKDGTIRYDMTDVPLTHFRPREIGLTVEKARSLGYVKDAFGNELTEDTQLCELKVQDIVPSSSCGDYLLRVAKFVDELLQDHYGLSPYYNVNHRSDLIGHLAIGLAPHTSGGVLCRIIGFTDANVGYGHPFFHAAKRRNADGDEDSCILLLDALINFSRSFLPDRRGGLMDAPLVLTTRIDPNEIDKEAHNLDVRWDYPLEFYEASMSYKHPKEIQEMMDLVANRIGSVLQYEGFGFTHDTKDIAEGPKESSYKTLETMIDKMNAQLELAKKIRAVDETDVVYRVITRHFLPDMIGNLNSFSGQRLRCTKCNASYRRMPLRGKCYCGANLTLTVHEKSIKKYLEITKEIGRKFGLPTYTLQRIALIENSINSLFENDKVKKCTLTDFM, from the coding sequence AGGAATCGGAGGCCAGCGGAGTCGCACCAGATTACAAATTCTTGAAGGACATAGTTGCTGGGAGGCCCGTTCTTGCGCATCCTTCAAAGGTCGGTGGTTTCAGGTTGAGATATGGTCGTGGGAGAACGACGGGGCTAGCGGCTATCGGTCTGAATCCTGCCACAATGTACGCGCTGGATGAATTCATTGCGGTCGGAACTCAAATTAAACTTGAAAGGCCAGGAAAGGCTGGTGCTGCGACACCGTGTGATTCGATTGAGGGACCGATTGTGCTCCTCGAGAATGGTGATCTCGTACAGGTCAATTCTGTTGATGAATTTGAAAAAATCCGTGGTAGAATTAAGGAGATCGTTGACCTCGGCGAGATATTAATTTCCTTTGGGGAATTTGTCGAAAACAATCATGTATTGGTTCCAGGTGCTTATTCTATTGAGTGGTACAGAGAAGAGCTCAAGCGAGCATGCGTTGAATTACCGGAAAGCTGGAGAGATCCAAGCTTTGAGGAAGCGATGAGAATTTCAAAAACTTATGGCGTCCCGCTCCATCCGAAATTCAATCTTTTTTGGTCGGACGTCGATATGGATGGATTAAGAGATTTGCGCTCGCATTTATTGATAAACGCATCTTGGCACGATGGTATTCTTGAGATCAAGAAAGAGGCGAAAGTAAAAAATGTATTAGAAAGACTCGGAGCTTTGCACCGCGTCGTTGGTGACTTCATCGTTTTGGAAAATTATGCGAAGCCAGTTCTCGCCGGGCTCGGTCTCGGCCATAACGGTGAGAAGATTGTTGAGGTCGCGGCTTTCGAGGGTGAAGATCCATTGACCGCAGTTTCTAGGGCGATGGGGATTACGGTGCGACCGCGGGCGGTGACGCGGATCGGCGCTAGAATGGCGAGACCGGAGAAAGCCAAGGAAAGAAAAATGCGACCACCTCCCCACGTACTCTTCCCTCTTGGACATAGCGGGGGTTTACAGAGACTGGTGAGCGAGGCAGCGACCGAAGAAGAGATTGAGGTTGAGGTAGGGGTGAGACAGTGCAGAGCATGCGGTAAGAAGACGTTTCAGTGTGTGTGTGAGTGCGGATCTCATACGGTCGTATCGGGTGACCCCGAAATCCAGCGTATTCCGATATCTAAGCTTCTCAAACAGGCGATGGAACGTCTTAAGGAAAGAAATTTACCAGAGATAAAAGGCGTCCAAGGAATGATCTCCAAAAACAAAACGCCTGAGGCGATCGAGAAAGGGATTTTGAGAGCGAAATACGACGTTTTTGTGTTCAAAGATGGAACAATCCGTTATGACATGACCGATGTCCCTCTCACGCATTTCAGACCACGTGAAATTGGGCTGACCGTCGAAAAAGCCCGCTCTCTTGGATATGTAAAAGACGCATTTGGCAATGAATTAACTGAGGACACTCAACTTTGCGAACTTAAAGTTCAGGACATCGTCCCTTCATCATCTTGTGGAGATTATCTCTTGAGGGTTGCCAAGTTCGTCGACGAGCTTCTGCAAGACCATTACGGTCTCAGTCCATACTACAACGTTAATCACCGATCAGATCTGATCGGCCATCTAGCCATCGGTTTGGCACCTCACACTTCTGGAGGCGTGTTATGCAGGATCATTGGATTTACAGATGCGAATGTCGGCTATGGCCATCCGTTCTTCCATGCAGCGAAGAGGCGAAATGCAGACGGTGATGAAGACAGCTGTATTCTCCTACTTGATGCACTAATCAACTTTTCGAGGTCATTTCTTCCCGATCGGAGAGGGGGCTTAATGGATGCACCGCTCGTCCTCACGACCCGCATTGATCCAAATGAAATCGATAAGGAAGCACATAATCTCGATGTGCGATGGGACTATCCTTTAGAGTTCTACGAAGCCTCTATGTCTTACAAACATCCAAAGGAAATCCAGGAAATGATGGATTTAGTCGCGAATAGAATAGGTTCAGTTTTACAGTATGAGGGGTTCGGTTTTACTCACGATACGAAAGATATCGCTGAAGGCCCAAAAGAATCGTCGTACAAAACTCTCGAAACGATGATCGACAAGATGAACGCCCAGCTAGAATTAGCAAAGAAGATCAGGGCAGTCGACGAGACTGACGTTGTTTATAGGGTGATCACAAGGCATTTCTTGCCCGATATGATTGGCAATTTGAATAGTTTTTCTGGTCAGCGTCTCAGATGCACAAAATGCAATGCAAGTTATCGTAGAATGCCATTGAGAGGGAAATGTTATTGTGGTGCTAATCTAACCCTGACTGTGCATGAAAAAAGCATTAAGAAATACCTCGAGATCACGAAAGAAATTGGGAGGAAATTTGGCCTGCCAACATACACTTTGCAGCGAATTGCTCTTATTGAAAATTCGATAAATTCACTGTTTGAAAATGATAAAGTTAAGAAGTGCACACTCACTGATTTCATGTGA
- a CDS encoding DNA-directed RNA polymerase subunit D, with product MEIKILELMETKAKFVISGTRPEVANALRRCLISEIPKMAIDTVEFHLGPIRDEEGNEYESVSPLFDEIIAHRLGMVPIPTDLDIFTFQEKCTCGGEGCPNCTIMYSLNKKGPCEVYSGDLEPLGGNELRVKDELIPIVKLGPGQALLIYASARLGTAKQHAKWQVTNGVGYKYYPEISIDYSKCEGEDDCIKACPRGCFGKKDGKTVVIDQEACTLCMACVEACTNKAVTVKGNEGKFIFEFETDGSLSAEKTLRTALEIMEKKFEDFRELVSSFESQ from the coding sequence ATGGAAATCAAGATACTCGAATTGATGGAAACAAAAGCTAAATTCGTTATTTCCGGCACGAGGCCCGAGGTCGCGAACGCTTTGCGTCGATGTCTCATTTCCGAAATCCCAAAGATGGCCATCGACACCGTGGAATTCCATCTCGGCCCGATCAGAGATGAGGAGGGCAACGAATATGAGAGCGTCAGCCCCCTCTTTGATGAAATCATCGCTCATAGACTAGGAATGGTCCCCATACCAACAGATCTAGATATCTTTACCTTCCAGGAAAAATGCACATGTGGTGGGGAGGGGTGTCCTAATTGCACGATCATGTATTCACTGAACAAAAAGGGGCCATGCGAGGTCTATTCTGGTGATCTTGAACCCCTTGGAGGAAATGAACTGAGAGTAAAGGACGAGCTTATCCCCATCGTTAAGCTCGGCCCTGGACAAGCGCTCTTGATTTATGCGTCCGCGCGCCTTGGCACTGCCAAACAACATGCGAAATGGCAGGTCACTAACGGTGTCGGATATAAATACTATCCAGAGATCTCTATTGATTACAGTAAATGCGAAGGCGAAGATGACTGCATCAAAGCGTGTCCTCGCGGTTGTTTTGGCAAAAAGGATGGAAAGACTGTCGTTATTGATCAAGAAGCATGCACTTTGTGTATGGCATGCGTTGAGGCATGCACCAACAAAGCGGTGACCGTTAAAGGAAATGAAGGGAAATTTATCTTCGAATTTGAAACGGATGGTTCTCTCAGCGCTGAGAAGACGCTTCGTACAGCTTTGGAGATCATGGAGAAGAAATTCGAGGATTTCAGGGAATTGGTCTCCTCATTCGAAAGTCAGTAA
- a CDS encoding 30S ribosomal protein S11 — protein MMGKWGIAHIFASYNNIIITLTDITGSETITKCSGGMVVKAAKDEASPYAAMRAAERVAEIAKEKGIEGIHVKVRAPGGNKSLSPGPGAQAAIRALARAGLKIGRIEDVTPIPHDGTKKKGGRRGRRV, from the coding sequence ATGATGGGGAAATGGGGAATCGCTCATATATTTGCAAGCTACAACAATATCATCATCACATTAACTGACATAACTGGGTCGGAAACGATCACCAAATGTTCAGGTGGCATGGTAGTTAAAGCCGCTAAGGATGAGGCTTCACCATACGCTGCCATGAGAGCTGCCGAACGGGTCGCCGAAATTGCCAAAGAAAAGGGAATCGAGGGGATACATGTAAAAGTCCGCGCACCAGGCGGTAATAAGTCTCTCTCACCTGGGCCAGGAGCCCAGGCGGCAATCAGAGCACTCGCACGCGCAGGTCTGAAAATCGGACGCATTGAGGACGTGACACCAATACCTCACGACGGAACGAAAAAGAAAGGTGGCCGAAGAGGAAGGCGCGTATAG
- a CDS encoding 30S ribosomal protein S4 produces MGDPKFPRRTYDTPSHPWKADRIKEETELVRIYGLKNKREIWKAKSIVRNLRRQSRNLQARLRYGEEQARIETQNLLRKCGMIGLLPLDGSTLDDVLSLTAESILNRRLQTLVYKKGLANTMEQARQFIVHGHIFVNGRKVTVPGYIVGRNEEDKIEFNPASPLADEQHPMRLLKKKSKEERGVEKVALEKPKVPKKILKVKEVVEVLEEGGEAFEELDIDEGDTETEEAK; encoded by the coding sequence ATGGGCGATCCGAAATTCCCTCGTCGGACTTATGATACGCCTTCGCATCCATGGAAGGCAGATCGAATCAAAGAGGAGACAGAGCTCGTAAGAATATACGGACTCAAAAATAAGAGAGAGATCTGGAAGGCTAAATCGATTGTGAGAAATCTCAGGCGGCAGTCAAGAAATCTACAGGCGCGACTGAGATACGGGGAAGAACAAGCACGAATCGAGACGCAGAATCTCCTGAGAAAGTGCGGCATGATTGGACTTTTGCCGCTAGACGGTTCGACGCTCGATGATGTGCTAAGTTTGACCGCTGAGTCCATACTAAACAGGCGCCTCCAGACCTTAGTCTATAAGAAGGGACTTGCCAACACAATGGAACAAGCAAGGCAGTTCATAGTGCATGGACATATTTTCGTTAACGGCAGAAAGGTCACCGTTCCTGGGTATATCGTAGGGAGGAACGAGGAAGACAAGATTGAATTCAATCCTGCTTCTCCACTCGCGGACGAACAACACCCAATGAGACTCTTAAAGAAGAAGTCGAAAGAAGAGAGAGGCGTCGAGAAAGTGGCTCTAGAGAAACCAAAAGTTCCAAAGAAAATACTGAAGGTCAAAGAGGTCGTTGAGGTTCTCGAAGAAGGCGGCGAAGCCTTTGAGGAACTGGACATTGATGAGGGCGATACTGAGACAGAGGAGGCTAAATGA
- a CDS encoding 30S ribosomal protein S13 has product MVETSGTQPIQKDDFKYIVRLANTDLDGNKGVVVALQRIKGVGNRVAEIIARKAGVSRIEKIGSLPDSKIEEIEKLLQTYADFVPSWAVNRQHDFETGLDMHLIGADLELYRKDDINRMKMIRCYKGIRHEMGQKVRGQRTRSNGRTGLTLGVSRQRTQPAKAESSEKSGKK; this is encoded by the coding sequence TTGGTCGAAACCAGCGGAACACAACCGATACAAAAGGATGATTTCAAGTATATCGTGAGGCTTGCGAATACTGACCTAGATGGCAATAAGGGCGTTGTAGTAGCTCTGCAAAGAATCAAGGGCGTCGGTAACCGAGTGGCCGAGATCATCGCAAGAAAGGCTGGTGTGAGCAGAATCGAAAAAATTGGTAGCCTACCAGATTCAAAGATAGAAGAGATTGAAAAATTACTTCAGACTTATGCAGATTTTGTTCCCAGTTGGGCTGTGAACAGACAACACGATTTCGAAACGGGGCTTGACATGCATTTGATTGGTGCTGACCTAGAATTGTACAGAAAAGACGACATCAACCGGATGAAGATGATCAGATGCTACAAAGGGATCAGACACGAGATGGGCCAGAAAGTCAGGGGCCAGCGGACAAGGTCGAATGGTAGAACAGGTCTCACGCTGGGTGTAAGTCGACAAAGAACGCAACCAGCAAAGGCTGAGAGCAGCGAAAAGAGTGGGAAGAAGTAG
- a CDS encoding VIT1/CCC1 transporter family protein → MKHRRFIEKLRTYSRATKLDGILRRYFIIGAFDGALTILGVILGAVSTGHLSREIILSAGIGGSIALAISSIVGAYEAERVESRVVQLNIEKAMLSEISGTEFDRALRVSAIVSAIIHGIAPLLAALVPIVPFAFFDVRTAALVSTTITLTFLFLMGFYFGKLAKERMILSGLRFVLVGIITALIIVVFFGAH, encoded by the coding sequence ATGAAGCATAGGAGATTCATTGAAAAGCTCAGAACCTATTCAAGAGCGACGAAACTCGATGGGATCCTAAGACGATACTTTATTATTGGCGCGTTTGACGGTGCCTTGACGATTCTTGGGGTAATACTGGGGGCTGTATCGACTGGGCATTTAAGTCGAGAGATCATATTGAGTGCTGGCATAGGAGGAAGCATTGCGTTAGCGATTTCCTCGATCGTTGGAGCATACGAAGCTGAAAGGGTCGAGTCAAGAGTCGTCCAGTTGAATATCGAAAAGGCGATGCTGTCAGAAATCTCTGGAACGGAATTTGATAGGGCACTCCGAGTTTCCGCGATCGTTTCAGCTATTATTCACGGCATTGCGCCGCTTCTAGCTGCTCTCGTTCCAATCGTTCCCTTCGCATTTTTTGATGTGAGGACTGCCGCGCTTGTGTCAACCACTATCACACTGACATTCCTTTTCCTTATGGGCTTCTATTTTGGAAAGTTGGCCAAAGAAAGGATGATCCTCAGCGGCTTGAGATTTGTGCTTGTTGGCATTATAACTGCTTTAATCATTGTTGTGTTTTTTGGTGCTCACTGA